In the genome of Streptomyces collinus, one region contains:
- a CDS encoding ABC transporter substrate-binding protein, giving the protein MKRSRLTQAAVAVAVAAGLVLAGCGDTDLPGGEEQADLSVLATDVPQIQTLKKLTKKHFTAETGITVDYTLLPENEAREEMNREFATQAGNHDVASVSAYEVPIYADNGWLAPLDSYVKADKDFDQDDVFPNLASSLTGEDGKLYAEPFYGEGSFLMYRKDLFRKDGLTMPPNPTWQQVADLAARVDGTDGASGICLRGLPGWGQNLAPINTVVNTFGGHWYDMDWNARLTSPEFKKAVGFYVGLLRSHGQPGAERMGVLEILDRFVQGKCAMMYDATSLASSIEADSSAVKGKVGYVPAPHDRTEKAGWLWTWAWGIQQAAENKDAAWEFISWASSKEFQELVGREVGWTSAPAGNRMSLYEKPEYQQAAAAWYRQEFTAATDSADPQNPGVGPRPYDGIGFLGIPEFAVLGTAVSEQIAAAIAGRQSVDTALEKAQDLAQAAAAKYRGE; this is encoded by the coding sequence ATGAAACGCAGCCGCCTCACTCAGGCGGCCGTGGCCGTCGCGGTCGCCGCCGGTCTGGTCCTCGCCGGATGCGGTGACACCGATCTGCCAGGTGGCGAGGAGCAGGCCGACCTCAGTGTGCTCGCGACGGACGTGCCTCAGATCCAGACCTTGAAGAAGCTCACCAAGAAGCACTTCACGGCGGAGACCGGCATCACCGTCGACTACACGCTGCTGCCGGAGAACGAGGCACGGGAGGAGATGAACCGCGAGTTCGCGACCCAGGCCGGCAACCACGACGTGGCCAGCGTCAGCGCGTACGAGGTGCCGATCTACGCGGACAACGGATGGCTAGCCCCGCTGGACTCCTATGTGAAGGCCGACAAGGACTTCGACCAGGACGACGTCTTCCCGAACCTCGCGTCCTCGCTGACCGGGGAGGACGGCAAGCTCTACGCCGAGCCCTTCTACGGCGAGGGCTCCTTCCTGATGTACCGCAAGGACCTGTTCCGCAAGGACGGGCTGACGATGCCGCCGAACCCGACCTGGCAGCAGGTCGCCGACCTCGCCGCCCGGGTCGACGGAACCGACGGCGCGAGCGGCATCTGCCTGCGCGGTCTGCCCGGCTGGGGCCAGAACCTCGCCCCGATCAACACGGTCGTCAACACCTTCGGCGGCCACTGGTACGACATGGACTGGAACGCGCGCCTGACCTCACCGGAGTTCAAGAAGGCCGTCGGGTTCTACGTCGGCCTGCTCCGCTCCCACGGCCAGCCCGGCGCCGAGCGGATGGGTGTGCTGGAGATCCTGGACCGTTTCGTCCAGGGCAAGTGCGCCATGATGTACGACGCCACGTCGCTGGCCTCGTCGATCGAGGCCGACAGTTCCGCGGTCAAGGGCAAGGTCGGTTACGTCCCGGCCCCCCACGACCGGACCGAGAAGGCCGGCTGGCTGTGGACCTGGGCGTGGGGCATCCAGCAGGCGGCCGAGAACAAGGACGCCGCCTGGGAGTTCATCTCCTGGGCCTCCTCCAAGGAGTTCCAGGAACTGGTCGGCCGGGAGGTGGGCTGGACCTCGGCCCCCGCCGGGAACCGCATGTCGCTCTACGAGAAGCCCGAGTACCAACAGGCGGCCGCTGCCTGGTACCGGCAGGAGTTCACGGCGGCGACGGACTCCGCCGACCCGCAGAACCCGGGCGTCGGCCCCCGCCCCTACGACGGCATCGGCTTCCTGGGCATCCCCGAGTTCGCCGTGCTGGGGACAGCGGTCTCGGAGCAGATCGCCGCGGCCATCGCCGGGCGGCAGTCGGTGGACACGGCCTTGGAGAAGGCGCAGGACCTCGCCCAGGCCGCGGCGGCGAAGTACCGCGGCGAGTGA
- a CDS encoding sugar ABC transporter permease: MSRGGPHRDGGPAGPGSAGPVTTGRGRRTRGWQDNLREYALDVRAGVRDGERGPLLVIAGLIVIWIVFQGLDDKFLSPRNLSNLSVDIVGTGLVAVGIVFVLLIREIDLSVGSVSGLAGAAFAVLNVNHGVPEWLAVIVAVAAGTAVGAFHGVFHAWLGVPAFVVTLAGLLIWNGLTLYLLGASGTINIDEEGLVASLTSHHFGDDLAAYAVAGLGTAGYVLAARRRRSRHRAAGMPYPSEGEVWLRTGLLAVVSFAAAVTLNRFQGLPLALLIFLVVLVVSDYVLRRTRYGRRVYALGGGVEAARRAGIGVERVRVAMFMVSGTLAAVGGLFVASGLTSASPTTARAAGSGMLLINAIAAAVIGGTSLFGGRGSPWSVLLGVVVIQSIASGMGLLGVQDAVQFMITGGVLLAAVAADALSRRSQARRGRP, encoded by the coding sequence GTGAGCCGCGGCGGGCCGCACCGGGACGGCGGACCGGCCGGGCCGGGCAGCGCCGGACCGGTCACCACCGGCCGCGGCCGGCGCACCCGCGGATGGCAGGACAACCTGCGGGAGTACGCCCTGGACGTCCGCGCCGGCGTGCGCGACGGGGAGCGGGGGCCGCTCCTGGTCATCGCCGGGCTCATCGTGATCTGGATCGTCTTCCAGGGGCTGGACGACAAGTTCCTCTCGCCGCGCAACCTGTCCAACCTCAGCGTGGACATCGTCGGGACCGGCCTGGTCGCCGTCGGCATCGTGTTCGTGCTGCTGATCCGGGAGATCGATCTGTCGGTCGGCTCGGTCAGCGGCCTGGCGGGGGCGGCGTTCGCCGTGCTGAACGTGAACCACGGGGTGCCGGAGTGGCTGGCGGTGATCGTGGCGGTGGCCGCGGGGACGGCCGTGGGCGCCTTCCACGGGGTCTTCCACGCCTGGCTCGGCGTGCCCGCGTTCGTGGTGACGCTGGCCGGGCTGCTGATCTGGAACGGCCTGACGCTCTACCTGCTGGGAGCCAGCGGCACGATCAACATCGACGAGGAGGGCTTGGTCGCCTCGCTGACCAGCCACCACTTCGGCGACGACCTGGCGGCGTACGCGGTCGCGGGGCTCGGCACGGCCGGGTACGTCCTGGCCGCCCGCCGCCGCCGGAGCCGGCACCGGGCGGCCGGGATGCCCTACCCGTCCGAGGGCGAGGTCTGGCTGCGCACGGGGCTCCTCGCGGTGGTGTCCTTCGCGGCGGCCGTCACCCTCAACCGGTTCCAGGGACTGCCGCTCGCCCTGCTGATCTTCCTGGTGGTCCTGGTCGTCTCGGACTACGTGCTGCGCCGCACCCGCTACGGGCGGCGGGTGTACGCGCTCGGCGGCGGGGTCGAGGCGGCCCGGCGGGCCGGCATCGGGGTGGAGCGGGTGCGGGTCGCGATGTTCATGGTGTCGGGGACGCTGGCCGCGGTCGGCGGGCTGTTCGTGGCGTCGGGGCTGACCTCGGCGAGCCCCACGACGGCGCGTGCCGCCGGTTCGGGGATGCTGCTGATCAACGCGATCGCGGCGGCCGTCATCGGCGGGACGAGTCTGTTCGGCGGGCGGGGCTCGCCCTGGTCGGTGCTGCTCGGTGTGGTGGTGATCCAGTCGATCGCCTCGGGCATGGGGCTGCTGGGCGTCCAGGACGCCGTGCAGTTCATGATCACCGGCGGGGTGCTGCTGGCCGCCGTCGCGGCCGACGCGCTGTCCAGACGCTCCCAGGCCAGACGCGGCCGGCCGTGA
- a CDS encoding ATP-binding cassette domain-containing protein yields the protein MAHPPVLALRGITKRFGGVQALVDVDLQVRAGEVVALAGDNGAGKSTLVKVISGVSPADRGVIEWEGRLVQIKRPHDAHALGIATVYQDLAMCDNLDVVGNLFLGREIDRVGVLDEVEMERRARDLMRALSIRIPDVRVPVAALSAGQRQAVAISRSLMGAPKVLLLDEPTAALGVEQTSHLLDLIEEVRDRGMAIILISHNMGDIKAVADRVAVLRLGRNNGLFDVSTVTQEQIISSVTGAADNAVAHRTKGDEEAWP from the coding sequence GTGGCCCATCCCCCCGTCCTGGCGTTGCGCGGCATCACCAAGCGGTTCGGCGGCGTGCAGGCGCTCGTCGACGTCGACCTGCAGGTCCGGGCCGGTGAGGTCGTGGCCCTGGCGGGCGACAACGGAGCGGGCAAGTCCACGCTGGTCAAGGTGATCTCCGGGGTCAGCCCCGCCGACCGGGGCGTCATCGAGTGGGAGGGGCGTCTCGTGCAGATCAAACGCCCGCACGACGCCCACGCGCTCGGCATCGCGACCGTGTACCAGGACCTCGCCATGTGCGACAACCTGGACGTCGTCGGCAATCTCTTCCTCGGCCGCGAGATCGACCGGGTGGGCGTCCTCGACGAGGTCGAGATGGAGCGCCGTGCCCGTGATCTGATGCGCGCCCTGTCGATCCGCATCCCCGACGTGCGGGTGCCGGTCGCCGCGCTGTCGGCCGGGCAGCGGCAGGCCGTGGCGATCTCCCGCTCGCTCATGGGCGCGCCCAAGGTGCTGCTGCTGGACGAACCCACCGCGGCCCTCGGCGTCGAGCAGACCAGCCATCTGCTCGACCTCATCGAGGAGGTGCGCGACCGCGGTATGGCGATCATCCTCATCAGTCACAACATGGGCGACATCAAGGCCGTCGCGGACCGGGTGGCCGTGCTGCGGCTGGGACGCAACAACGGGCTGTTCGACGTGAGCACGGTGACCCAGGAGCAGATCATCTCCTCCGTCACGGGGGCGGCGGACAACGCCGTGGCCCACCGCACGAAGGGCGACGAGGAGGCGTGGCCGTGA
- a CDS encoding substrate-binding domain-containing protein, with product MRGLALRGAAVLLALLLAVSLAGCTDSGGEGEGGLTVGLLLPSRAVPRWEKSDKPLIEKRLKELCPDCTLVYANAENDAASQRQQMTSMITRGVSALILDVVDPKALRSTVRAAEREGIPVVAYDRLAEGPISGFVSFDGAQVGRLQGQTLLEGMGARADGGGVVMMNGDPSSPNAAWYEGGSLAVLRNRVRILKSYDTIGWRTENAHDHMSAAISALGPSRIEGVLAANDSIAAGVISALKSARVAPLPPVTGQDADLDAVQRIVKGEQYMTVYKPFRLETEAAAAMAVALARGNDVDALVTAQVDSPTTEDVPAVLLDPIAVTRETIGRTLVRDGVYTIDQICTPKLRPDCARAGLTR from the coding sequence ATGCGTGGTCTCGCCCTGCGCGGCGCCGCCGTGCTGCTGGCGCTCCTCCTGGCCGTGTCCCTCGCCGGGTGCACCGACAGCGGCGGGGAGGGCGAGGGCGGGCTGACCGTCGGGCTGCTGTTGCCGAGCCGGGCCGTGCCCCGCTGGGAGAAGTCCGACAAGCCCCTGATCGAGAAGCGGCTGAAGGAGCTGTGCCCCGACTGCACGCTCGTGTACGCCAACGCCGAGAACGACGCGGCGAGCCAGCGGCAGCAGATGACCTCCATGATCACCCGGGGGGTCTCGGCGCTGATCCTGGACGTCGTCGACCCCAAGGCCCTGCGCTCCACGGTGCGCGCGGCGGAGCGCGAGGGCATTCCGGTCGTCGCCTACGACCGGCTCGCCGAGGGCCCGATCTCGGGTTTCGTCAGTTTCGACGGCGCGCAGGTCGGCAGACTCCAGGGCCAGACGCTCCTGGAGGGCATGGGGGCCAGGGCCGACGGCGGCGGTGTCGTCATGATGAACGGCGACCCGTCCAGCCCCAACGCCGCCTGGTACGAGGGCGGTTCCCTGGCCGTCCTGCGGAACCGGGTGCGGATCCTGAAGTCGTACGACACCATCGGGTGGCGTACGGAGAACGCGCACGACCACATGTCCGCCGCGATCAGCGCCCTCGGCCCGAGCCGGATCGAGGGGGTGCTCGCCGCCAACGACTCGATCGCGGCCGGTGTCATCTCGGCGCTGAAGAGCGCCCGTGTCGCGCCCCTGCCCCCGGTCACCGGCCAGGACGCCGACCTGGACGCGGTGCAGCGGATCGTCAAGGGCGAGCAGTACATGACCGTCTACAAGCCGTTCCGGCTGGAGACCGAGGCGGCCGCCGCGATGGCCGTGGCCCTGGCGCGCGGCAATGACGTCGACGCCCTGGTCACGGCGCAGGTGGACAGTCCCACGACCGAGGACGTCCCGGCGGTGCTGCTCGACCCGATCGCCGTGACCCGCGAGACCATCGGCCGGACGCTCGTCCGGGACGGTGTCTACACGATCGACCAGATCTGCACCCCGAAGCTCCGCCCGGACTGCGCCCGGGCCGGGCTCACCCGGTGA
- a CDS encoding lytic polysaccharide monooxygenase auxiliary activity family 9 protein: MPRLSLPARTRALFLVLLSLLVTVPAIGLVMTAGGEAEAHGTPMKPGSRTFLCWQDGLTDTGEIKPVNPACRGAQQVSGTTPFYNWFSVLRSDGAGRTKGFVPDGELCSGGNTNFTGFNTPSKDWPLTHLTSGATVDFSYNAWAAHPGWFYVYITKDGFDPTKTLTWNDMEAQPFLSVDHPPLNGSPGTVEANYAWKGKLPDNKSGRHIIYMVWQRSDSQETFYSCSDVVFDGGNGEVTGIKEPGNPTEPVPGTCTATRKTTGTWNGGYQSEVTVTNTGTVPMLGWMVDWRLPAGQKVESLWSGSATYNGQAVMVHNANWNGSLAPGKSTTFGYVVSGPGGDTTSGLPCRVG, translated from the coding sequence ATGCCCCGCTTATCACTCCCCGCCCGGACCCGAGCCCTCTTCCTCGTGCTGCTCTCCCTCCTCGTCACCGTCCCGGCCATCGGCCTGGTCATGACGGCCGGGGGCGAGGCGGAGGCCCACGGCACACCCATGAAGCCCGGCAGCCGCACGTTCCTGTGCTGGCAGGACGGGCTGACCGACACCGGTGAGATCAAGCCGGTGAACCCCGCGTGCCGGGGTGCGCAGCAGGTCAGCGGCACCACGCCGTTCTACAACTGGTTCTCGGTGCTGCGCTCGGACGGCGCCGGCCGCACCAAGGGCTTCGTGCCGGACGGCGAGCTGTGCAGCGGCGGCAACACCAACTTCACCGGGTTCAACACGCCCAGCAAGGACTGGCCGCTCACCCATCTCACCTCGGGCGCGACGGTCGACTTCTCCTACAACGCCTGGGCGGCGCACCCGGGCTGGTTCTACGTCTACATCACCAAGGACGGCTTCGACCCGACGAAGACGCTCACCTGGAACGACATGGAGGCCCAGCCCTTCCTCTCGGTCGACCACCCGCCGCTGAACGGCTCCCCGGGCACGGTCGAGGCCAACTACGCCTGGAAGGGCAAGCTCCCCGACAACAAGTCGGGCCGGCACATCATCTACATGGTCTGGCAGCGCTCCGACAGCCAGGAGACCTTCTACTCCTGCTCCGACGTCGTCTTCGACGGCGGCAACGGCGAGGTGACCGGCATCAAGGAGCCGGGCAACCCGACCGAGCCGGTGCCCGGCACCTGCACGGCCACCCGCAAGACCACGGGCACCTGGAACGGCGGCTACCAGTCCGAGGTGACGGTCACCAACACCGGCACGGTCCCGATGCTGGGCTGGATGGTCGACTGGAGGCTCCCGGCGGGCCAGAAGGTCGAGAGCCTGTGGAGCGGCAGCGCGACCTACAACGGCCAGGCGGTGATGGTCCACAACGCCAACTGGAACGGCTCCCTGGCCCCGGGCAAGAGCACGACATTCGGGTACGTCGTCTCCGGGCCCGGCGGTGACACCACGAGCGGCTTGCCCTGCCGGGTGGGCTGA
- a CDS encoding MmpS family transport accessory protein: protein MNRTIRAAVCSVAVTGLAFGLSSCSEAVDQVDKAVDETYEVTYEVTGKNIDSIEFHGGGGKAMEPKIESVSKPELPWKKTVTLRGIMPAAVMPVAADPEGSQITCKIIHKGKVLEEQSADGLVTAGGCTAESPITG, encoded by the coding sequence TTGAACCGCACCATCCGTGCAGCCGTCTGCTCCGTCGCAGTCACCGGTCTCGCGTTCGGCCTCAGCTCCTGCTCTGAGGCGGTCGACCAGGTCGACAAGGCCGTGGACGAGACCTACGAGGTCACCTACGAGGTCACGGGGAAGAACATCGACTCGATCGAATTCCACGGCGGCGGTGGCAAGGCCATGGAGCCGAAGATCGAGTCGGTGTCGAAGCCCGAGCTGCCGTGGAAGAAGACGGTCACGCTGCGCGGCATCATGCCCGCGGCGGTCATGCCGGTGGCCGCGGACCCCGAGGGTTCCCAGATCACCTGCAAGATCATCCACAAGGGCAAGGTGCTGGAGGAGCAGAGCGCCGACGGCCTGGTGACCGCCGGCGGCTGCACCGCGGAGTCCCCGATCACGGGCTGA
- a CDS encoding acetylxylan esterase, translating to MPAFDLPLTELERHRPDIEEPADFDAFWTSTLKEAGQTDALVSVRPVETGLRLTRTWDVTFRGFAGDPVRAWFSRPAGAGELLPAVVEFAGYGRGRGLPHERLTWVNAGYAHLLMDNRGQGDQYGCGGDTPDPHAVAPGGPGPAVRGLLSAADYHYRRLITDAVRAVAAVRGLPGVDPARTVAVGNSQGGGLALAVAGLVPDLAAVLVTAPLLCGNRRALDLTDAGPYGEIAAYLSVHRGAEHAAHRTLSYVEGVSFARRAQAPAHFGVGLRDTVCPPSGTYAAFNRYADLTGTDPRKEIHAYPFNGHEGGDAVQVRRQLGWLETVLGGRHE from the coding sequence GTGCCAGCGTTCGACCTGCCCCTGACCGAACTGGAGCGCCACCGCCCGGACATCGAGGAGCCCGCCGACTTCGACGCGTTCTGGACGAGCACGCTGAAGGAGGCCGGGCAGACGGACGCTCTGGTGTCGGTGCGGCCGGTGGAGACGGGCCTGCGGCTGACGCGGACCTGGGACGTGACGTTTCGGGGGTTCGCGGGCGACCCGGTGCGGGCGTGGTTCAGCCGGCCTGCCGGGGCCGGCGAACTGCTGCCTGCCGTCGTCGAGTTCGCCGGGTACGGGCGCGGCCGGGGGCTCCCCCACGAACGCCTGACATGGGTCAACGCCGGGTACGCGCATCTGCTCATGGACAACCGCGGCCAGGGCGACCAGTACGGGTGCGGCGGTGACACGCCCGATCCCCACGCCGTCGCGCCGGGCGGGCCCGGGCCGGCGGTGCGCGGGCTGCTCTCCGCCGCGGACTACCACTACCGGCGCCTGATCACGGACGCGGTGCGGGCGGTCGCGGCCGTGCGGGGGCTGCCCGGCGTCGATCCGGCGCGGACCGTGGCCGTCGGCAACAGCCAGGGCGGGGGGCTGGCCCTGGCGGTGGCGGGGCTCGTCCCGGACCTGGCGGCCGTGCTGGTCACCGCCCCCCTCCTGTGCGGCAACCGCCGCGCGCTCGACCTCACCGACGCGGGCCCGTACGGCGAGATCGCCGCGTACCTGTCCGTCCACCGGGGCGCCGAGCACGCCGCCCATCGCACCCTGTCCTACGTCGAGGGCGTCTCCTTCGCCCGCCGCGCGCAGGCTCCGGCTCATTTCGGGGTGGGACTGCGGGACACGGTGTGCCCGCCGAGCGGGACGTACGCGGCCTTCAACCGGTACGCCGACCTGACGGGGACGGACCCGCGCAAGGAGATCCACGCGTATCCGTTCAACGGGCACGAGGGGGGTGACGCGGTACAGGTGCGGCGTCAACTGGGCTGGCTGGAGACGGTGTTGGGCGGCCGGCACGAGTGA
- a CDS encoding ABC transporter permease — protein MSTSTTPAPPGTQDQPPARAAPRRGRRTPARTGWRRALRRDWQLYSLAILPLLFFLVFRYLPMIGNVIAFRRFEPGGSIFGEEWVGLRYVQMFLNDPTFWQVFRNTLWIGGLTLLFCFPVPIVLALLLNEVRRRSLKRFVQSVSYLPHFLSIVIVAGITMQMLASDGPVNHLLGWFGHEPVRFIQEPEWFRTIYVGSEIWQTAGWGTILYLAALTTIDEDLYEAARIDGANRWQQIWHVTLPGIRPTMVTLLILNIGTFMAVGFEKVLLLYNPLTYPTADVISTYVYRAGVESNSFSYAAAIGLFEAVIGLVLITSANQLSRRTVGTSLW, from the coding sequence ATGAGCACGTCCACCACACCGGCCCCGCCGGGCACCCAGGACCAGCCTCCGGCCCGGGCCGCACCCCGCCGCGGCCGACGGACACCCGCCCGGACCGGCTGGCGCCGGGCGCTGCGCCGCGACTGGCAGTTGTACTCGCTGGCGATCCTGCCGCTGCTGTTCTTCCTGGTCTTCCGCTACTTGCCGATGATCGGCAACGTGATCGCCTTCCGGCGCTTCGAACCCGGAGGGTCGATCTTCGGCGAGGAGTGGGTGGGGCTGCGCTATGTGCAGATGTTCCTCAACGACCCCACCTTCTGGCAGGTGTTCCGCAACACCCTGTGGATCGGCGGGCTCACACTGCTGTTCTGCTTCCCGGTCCCGATCGTGCTGGCCCTGCTGCTGAACGAGGTGCGCCGGCGCTCCCTGAAGCGGTTCGTACAGTCGGTGTCGTACCTGCCGCACTTCCTGTCGATCGTGATCGTCGCGGGCATCACCATGCAGATGCTGGCCAGTGACGGCCCCGTCAACCATCTCCTCGGATGGTTCGGCCACGAGCCGGTCCGCTTCATCCAGGAACCCGAGTGGTTCCGCACGATCTACGTGGGCTCGGAGATCTGGCAGACGGCCGGCTGGGGCACGATCCTCTACCTCGCCGCGCTCACCACGATCGACGAGGACCTGTACGAGGCGGCACGGATCGACGGCGCCAACCGATGGCAGCAGATCTGGCACGTCACCCTGCCCGGCATCCGGCCCACCATGGTCACGCTGCTGATCCTCAACATCGGCACGTTCATGGCGGTCGGGTTCGAGAAGGTCCTGCTGCTGTACAACCCGCTGACGTACCCGACCGCCGACGTGATCTCGACGTACGTCTACCGGGCCGGTGTGGAGTCCAACAGCTTCAGCTACGCCGCCGCCATCGGACTGTTCGAGGCGGTCATCGGCCTGGTCCTCATCACGTCCGCCAACCAGCTCTCGCGTCGCACAGTGGGGACGAGCCTGTGGTGA
- a CDS encoding carbohydrate ABC transporter permease: MVKPSRSYRVFQGVNGVVLTLVVLVTLYPFATILARSFSGERQIRAGEVALLPKGFNLTTYKIVFQDAMFWRNYGNTVLYTVVATAVAMVLTTCYAYVLSKKQLKGRGVLVGIAVFTMFFTGGLIPNYILVTSLGLKNSVWAIALPNAISVFNLLVMKAFFENLPTELEEAAQIDGLSTYGVLLRIVLPLSKAVVATMVLFYSVSFWNSWFSAFLYMDRTDLMPVTVYLRNLIQGATGGGNAGAGTEQLSQVGANIQSVTIVLTALPILCVYPFVQRYFVSGVMLGAVKG, translated from the coding sequence GTGGTGAAGCCGAGTCGTTCCTACCGGGTCTTCCAGGGCGTCAACGGGGTGGTCCTCACGCTCGTCGTGCTGGTGACCCTGTACCCCTTCGCCACCATCCTCGCGCGGTCCTTCAGCGGGGAGCGGCAGATCCGGGCCGGTGAGGTGGCCCTGCTGCCCAAGGGGTTCAACCTCACCACGTACAAGATCGTGTTCCAGGACGCGATGTTCTGGCGGAACTACGGCAACACCGTGCTCTACACGGTCGTGGCGACGGCCGTGGCCATGGTCCTGACGACGTGCTACGCCTACGTGCTGTCGAAGAAGCAGCTCAAGGGCCGTGGCGTGCTGGTCGGCATCGCCGTGTTCACGATGTTCTTCACCGGCGGCCTCATCCCGAACTACATCCTGGTCACCAGCCTCGGCCTGAAGAACAGCGTCTGGGCGATCGCCCTGCCGAACGCGATCAGCGTCTTCAACCTGCTGGTGATGAAGGCCTTCTTCGAGAACCTGCCGACCGAACTGGAGGAGGCCGCGCAGATCGACGGCCTGAGCACGTACGGCGTCCTGCTCAGGATCGTCCTGCCGCTGTCCAAGGCGGTCGTGGCGACGATGGTGCTCTTCTACTCGGTGTCCTTCTGGAACAGCTGGTTCAGCGCGTTCCTCTACATGGACCGGACCGATCTGATGCCGGTCACCGTCTACCTCCGCAACCTCATCCAGGGCGCCACGGGCGGCGGCAACGCGGGCGCGGGCACCGAGCAGCTCAGCCAGGTCGGCGCGAACATCCAGTCCGTGACCATCGTGCTCACCGCCCTGCCGATCCTCTGCGTGTACCCGTTCGTCCAGCGCTACTTCGTCTCGGGCGTGATGCTCGGCGCGGTCAAGGGCTGA
- a CDS encoding ABC transporter substrate-binding protein, whose product MQNAGQLSRRQILAAAGFIGLATVTGCGSGDDGGDGKDLSKKRDGAMKDYRAGQQFKAAEPLSFSVLHNNNPVYPMKDGWLFWKELTERTGVTLKPVDVPLADYEKKRSVLIGAGDAPFLIPKTYHPSEVAFVSSGAVLPVSDYVKLMPNFRDKVRKWRLEPELDSIRQSDGKYYLLPGLHEKVKSGYSLSFRTDVLDRHGLTLPTTWDEVYDVLKALKDEYPGKYPFSDRWSTNTPFPCGALFSYLGQAFGVRAGWTYDNISFDHKAQKYVFTGAQDAYREMVEYLRKLVAEKLMDPESFSQTDDQAVQKLLAEKSYAMSANPQVLVQEYRYNLGKQVKGAKIEMVPVPLGPAGPVVLGGSRLENGVMISSKALKSDSFVAMMQFVDWLWYSDEGQRLARWGVEGVTYTRSGSRYRLKPGISLMGSDPDAPKDMQKDYGFYNGVFAYGGSWELVSSMFSPDEQKFQAAMARREQLPVDPAHPLQSFEQEQATLWDTPLKDTVIQNTLRFVLGKRPLSQWDAYLGELKAKNMQQLVDLHNKAYERFRKENG is encoded by the coding sequence GTGCAGAACGCAGGACAGCTCTCGCGGCGCCAGATCCTCGCCGCCGCCGGTTTCATCGGCCTCGCCACGGTCACCGGCTGTGGCAGCGGGGACGACGGCGGGGACGGCAAGGACCTGTCGAAGAAGCGAGACGGCGCCATGAAGGACTACCGGGCGGGACAGCAGTTCAAGGCCGCCGAGCCGCTGTCCTTCTCGGTGCTGCACAACAACAATCCGGTCTACCCCATGAAGGACGGCTGGCTGTTCTGGAAGGAGCTCACCGAGCGCACCGGCGTGACCCTCAAGCCGGTCGACGTCCCGCTCGCCGACTACGAGAAGAAGCGCAGCGTCCTCATCGGGGCCGGCGACGCCCCGTTCCTCATCCCGAAGACGTACCACCCCTCCGAGGTCGCCTTCGTCTCCTCGGGCGCCGTCCTGCCGGTCAGCGACTACGTCAAGCTGATGCCCAACTTCCGGGACAAGGTACGCAAGTGGCGGCTGGAGCCCGAGCTCGACTCCATCCGCCAGTCCGACGGCAAGTACTACCTGCTGCCCGGCCTGCACGAGAAGGTCAAGTCCGGCTACTCGCTGTCCTTCCGCACGGACGTCCTCGACCGGCACGGCCTCACCCTGCCCACCACGTGGGACGAGGTGTACGACGTCCTCAAGGCACTCAAGGACGAGTACCCCGGCAAGTACCCCTTCTCCGACCGCTGGAGCACCAACACCCCCTTCCCCTGCGGTGCCCTGTTCAGCTACCTCGGCCAGGCCTTCGGTGTCAGGGCCGGCTGGACTTACGACAACATCAGCTTCGACCACAAGGCCCAGAAGTACGTCTTCACCGGCGCGCAGGACGCCTACCGCGAGATGGTCGAGTACCTGCGCAAGCTCGTCGCCGAGAAGCTCATGGACCCCGAGAGCTTCAGCCAGACCGACGACCAGGCCGTGCAGAAGCTCCTGGCCGAGAAGTCGTACGCGATGAGCGCCAACCCTCAGGTGCTGGTGCAGGAGTACCGGTACAACCTGGGCAAGCAGGTCAAGGGCGCGAAGATCGAGATGGTTCCGGTGCCGCTCGGACCGGCCGGGCCCGTGGTGCTGGGAGGCAGTCGCCTGGAGAACGGTGTGATGATCTCCAGCAAGGCGCTGAAGAGTGACAGCTTCGTCGCCATGATGCAGTTCGTGGACTGGCTCTGGTATTCGGACGAGGGCCAGCGACTGGCCCGCTGGGGCGTCGAGGGCGTCACCTACACCCGCTCCGGAAGCCGCTACAGGCTGAAGCCCGGCATCAGCCTCATGGGCTCCGACCCGGACGCCCCGAAGGACATGCAGAAGGACTACGGCTTCTACAACGGCGTCTTCGCCTACGGCGGCAGCTGGGAACTCGTCTCCTCCATGTTCAGCCCGGACGAGCAGAAGTTCCAGGCCGCCATGGCCCGGCGCGAGCAACTGCCCGTCGACCCCGCCCACCCGCTCCAGTCGTTCGAGCAGGAACAGGCGACCCTCTGGGACACGCCGCTGAAGGACACCGTCATCCAGAACACCCTCCGGTTCGTCCTCGGCAAGCGCCCGCTGTCCCAGTGGGACGCCTACCTCGGCGAGCTGAAGGCGAAGAACATGCAGCAGCTCGTCGACCTGCACAACAAGGCGTACGAGCGCTTCCGGAAGGAGAACGGGTGA